From the genome of Eucalyptus grandis isolate ANBG69807.140 chromosome 2, ASM1654582v1, whole genome shotgun sequence, one region includes:
- the LOC104417865 gene encoding uncharacterized protein LOC104417865 yields the protein MDLKTDSLPFAKRTTGQPCPSYQITTGQPQCIQTQGNPTQQTKSRRKHSSHMASSSSCPSSSAVVSTFVVFLTLASVLSPSFSAHAPTGSAHDLPVNQTFQPSRHSQGLKGRINAYLRKINKPAVKTIQSPDGDLIDCVLTHLQPAFDHPELKGQKPLDPPERPRGNESEEATAHAFQLWTDSGESCPEGTIPVRRTTEKDILRASSIQRFGRKIRRNVRRDSTGAGHEHAVVFVNGQQYFGAKASINVWSPSVTDTYEFSLSQVWVISGSFGNDLNTIEAGWQVSPLLYGDKNPRFFTYWTTDAYQATGCYNLLCSGFVQTNNKIAIGAAISPRSSYNGKQFDIGVMVWKDPKHGHWWLEFGSGLLVGYWPAFLFSHLRSHADMVQFGGEIVNTRSMGFHTSTQMGSGHFAEEGFGKASYFRNLQVVDWDNNLLPLSNLHIVADHPNCYDIKQGRNNVWGTYFYYGGPGRNVRCP from the exons ATGGATCTGAAAACAGATTCACTTCCGTTTGCAAAACGCACAACCGGCCAGCCCTGCCCTTCTTACCAAATCACAACAGGACAACCTCAATGCATACAAACGCAAGGCAACCCAACACAACAAACGAAATCAAGAAGGAAACATTCCTCACATAtggcctcttcctcttcttgcccttcttcttctgctgTGGTTTCCACGTTTGTTGTTTTCCTCACCCTTGCCTCTGTCCTTAGCCCTTCCTTCTCTGCACACGCCCCGACAGGCTCGGCACATGACCTCCCGGTCAACCAAACATTTCAGCCGAGCAGACATTCGCAGGGGCTGAAGGGACGCATCAATGCGTATCTGAGAAAGATCAACAAACCAGCTGTCAAGACTATTCAG AGTCCTGATGGTGACTTGATAGACTGCGTTCTCACCCACCTTCAACCAGCTTTTGACCACCCTGAGCTCAAAGGGCAGAAGCCATTG GATCCACCAGAGAGGCCTAGAGGAAATGAATCAGAAGAAGCAACCGCACATGCCTTTCAGCTATGGACAGACAGTGGCGAGTCATGCCCAGAAGGGACCATTCCAGTCAGAAGGACCACAGAGAAGGACATTTTAAGAGCTAGTTCCATCCAAAGATTTGGAAGGAAGATAAGAAGAAATGTGAGAAGAGACTCGACGGGCGCTGGCCACGAG CATGCAGTTGTTTTTGTGAACGGTCAACAATATTTTGGGGCAAAGGCCAGCATAAACGTGTGGTCGCCTAGCGTTACGGACACGTATGAGTTCAGTTTGTCGCAAGTCTGGGTTATCTCTGGTTCTTTTGGCAACGACCTTAATACCATTGAAGCCGGATGGCAG GTCAGTCCATTATTATATGGAGACAAGAATCCGAGGTTTTTCACTTACTGGACA ACTGATGCATACCAAGCAACTGGATGTTACAACTTGCTCTGCTCGGGCTTCGTCCAAACCAACAACAAGATTGCTATCGGTGCTGCAATTTCCCCGAGGTCATCCTACAACGGAAAACAATTTGATATTGGTGTGATGGTCTGGAAG gatccaaagcatggacactgGTGGCTGGAGTTTGGTTCAGGGCTTTTAGTTGGGTATTGGCCAGCATTTTTGTTCAGTCACTTGAGGAGCCACGCCGACATGGTGCAGTTTGGAGGAGAAATTGTTAATACCAGATCGATGGGGTTTCATACATCCACGCAGATGGGTAGTGGCCATTTTGCAGAAGAAGGATTCGGGAAAGCGTCCTACTTCCGAAACTTACAGGTCGTGGACTGGGATAATAATTTACTTCCTCTTTCGAACCTCCATATTGTGGCGGATCATCCAAACTGCTATGATATCAAACAGGGGAGAAACAATGTCTGGGGGACTTACTTTTACTATGGAGGTCCTGGAAGGAATGTAAGATGTCCATGA